One genomic window of Camelina sativa cultivar DH55 chromosome 5, Cs, whole genome shotgun sequence includes the following:
- the LOC104784698 gene encoding U11/U12 small nuclear ribonucleoprotein 59 kDa protein-like — MNPANFHPTNPPFQWAPMLPPDPPRCGVFWNTKNITDQLKQLQDTLNLAKSMEKELEALRVIKDTKGSMEVVEQGSGVECLRYLEAMKMNLGQQEILSVEAANSLMSTLRAQLEPFRFVVDENTPWEEKSAAVRLTCKLKKSNRNKLWKKRKRRCVAEMRAKEPERFKQADREADEWREKEMAKDMANRKVDEMKAIEKVKARRERRRLEPELELALIVEEMQELRSLRIEKLKKQGHFLPEEDDKFFESVRAAVEQEENQVQSLTNTETEENVIASEEDTTLTTSNKISKDTTDKESNTVAATCEKTMEALGNGCENISNLPVEFYHYYYGSNFDMGRLIEIRREWDAYLSHGGSRIPGHWVQPSPPANEIWASCLVNTPKSDLS, encoded by the exons ATGAATCCGGCGAATTTCCACCCCACAAATCCTCCGTTCCAATGGGCTCCGATGTTACCTCCGGACCCGCCTCGTTGTGGTGTGTTTTGGAATACAAAGAACATAACCGATCAGCTTAAACAACTCCAAGATACGCTTAACCTGGCTAAATCAAT GGAGAAGGAACTAGAAGCGTTGAGGGTGATCAAAGATACGAAAGGTTCAATGGAAGTTGTAGAACAAGGTTCAGGAGTAGAGTGTTTGAGATATCTAGAGGCTATGAAGATGAATTTGGGACAGCAAGAGATACTTTCAGTGGAAGCTGCTAACTCTTTGATGTCTACTTTAAGAGCACAGCTTGAGCCTTTTAGATTTGTTGTTGATGAGAATACTCCATGGGAAGAGAAATCTGCAGCAGTAAGACTGACTTGCAAATTGAAGAAATCGAATAGGAACAAACTGTGGAAGAAACGAAAGAGACGGTGTGTTGCAGAAATGCGTGCTAAG GAGCCTGAAAGATTTAAACAAGCTGATAGAGAGGCGGATGAATGGAGAGAAAAGGAAATGGCCAAGGACATGGCAAATAGAAAG GTCGACGAGATGAAGGCAATTGAGAAGGTCAAGGCAAGACGAGAGCGAAGGAGACTAGAACCCGAG CTTGAACTGGCTCTAATTGTTGAGGAAATGCAAGAGTTACGTTCCCTAAGAATTGAAAAACTAAAGAAGCAAG GGCATTTCCTTCCCGAAGAAGATGACAAGTTTTTCGAGAGTGTTCGTGCTGCAGTAGAGCAAGAGGAAAACCAAGTTCAGTCCCTAACCAACACAGAGACCGAAGAGAATGTCATTGCCTCTGAGGAGGACACTACTCTCACTACCAGTAACAAAATCAGCAAAGACACAACAGATAAAGAAAGCAATACAGTGGCAGCTACTTGTGAAAAGACAATGGAAGCTCTTGGAAATGGTTGCGAGAATATTTCGAATTTACCAGTCGAGTTCTATCACTACTACTACGGAAGCAATTTTGACATGGGTAGACTTATTGAG ATCAGAAGAGAATGGGATGCATATCTGAGTCACGGAGGAAG CCGGATTCCTGGCCACTGGGTTCAGCCATCGCCACCAGCTAATGAGATTTGGGCTTCATGTCTTGTTAATACTCCCAAGAGTGATCTTAGTTAG
- the LOC104784693 gene encoding protein ABIL1 isoform X2: protein METEISGTDNSTMTFDDVSMERSKSFVKALQELKNLRPQLYSAADYCEKSYLHSEQKQMVLDNLKDYTVKALVNAVDHLGTVASKLTDLFDQQNSDISTMVLRASCVSQQLLTCRTYIDKEGLRQQQLLAVIPLHHKHYILPNSVNKRVHFSPLRRTDTRQNHYQAISRLQPSGSETKSTLKGTSTVAPSSKDSKAFTKTSGVFHLIGDEENIINKKPLAGSQVSGVPAVSTVTKQAYGVAHKDLEVPKLLAAHKSLENNQRREIIQAPVRTKSVLSAFFVKQKTPKLKAGYVS, encoded by the exons atGGAAACGGAGATATCGGGAACGGATAATTCGACAATGACCTTCGACGATGTCTCCATGGAACGCAGCAAGAGCTTCGTTAAGGCATTGCAG GAGCTCAAGAACTTGAGGCCTCAGCTTTACTCAGCTGCTGATTACTGTGAAAAATCTTACCTACATAGCGAACAGAAGCAAAT ggtATTGGACAATTTGAAGGACTACACTGTCAAGGCTCTTGTTAATGCTGTTGATCACCTTGGAACTGTTGCTTCCAAGCTTACTGATCTATTTGATCAGCAAAATTCAGACATTTCAACTATGGTGTTGAGAGCTTCTTGTGTTAGCCAG CAACTGCTTACATGCCGGACATATATCGACAAAGAAGGTCTTAGACAGCAACAGCTATTAGCAGTTATCCCATTGCATCACAAGCATTACATTCTACCCA ATTCTGTTAACAAGCGGGTACACTTTAGTCCTCTCAGACGAACTGACACAAGACAGAATCATTACCAAGCTATATCCCGTCTCCAACCTTCAG GCTCAGAGACCAAGTCTACCCTAAAAGGAACATCCACAGTTGCACCAAG CTCCAAAGATTCAAAAGCTTTCACAAAAACATCTGGAGTTTTCCATCTAATAG gtgatgaagaaaacattataaacaagaAGCCTTTGGCTGGTTCTCAGGTCTCAGGTGTTCCTGCAGTATCCACCGTCACAAAGCAGGCATACGGTGTTGCCCATAAG GATTTGGAGGTTCCCAAACTATTGGCAGCACACAAGTCACTTGAAAACAACCAACGACGTGAGATCATTCAAGCTCCTGTCCGGACAAAGAGTGTTCTTTCCGCGTTCTTCGTCAAACAGAAAACACCAAAGCTCAAAGCTGGCTATGTCTCGTGA
- the LOC104784694 gene encoding rRNA-processing protein FCF1 homolog, with protein sequence MGRAKKAQKFAVMKKLITHKALKHYKEEVLNPNKKDLTELPRNVPSVPAGLFFSYNATLVPPYRVLVDTNFINFSIQNKIDLEKGMRDCLYANCTPCITDCVMAELEKLGQKYRVALRIAKDPRFERLPCVHKGTYADDCLVDRVTQHKCFIVATCDRDLKRRIRKIPGVPIMYVTQRKYSIEKLPEATLGGAPRQ encoded by the exons ATGGGAAGGGCAAAGAAAGCTCAAAAGTTTGCTGTCATGAAGAAGCTGATTACACACAAAGCTTTGAAGCA ttACAAGGAAGAGGTTCTGAATCCAAACAAGAAAGACCTCACGGAGCTTCCGAGAAACGT TCCGAGTGTTCCTGCTGGGCTATTCTTTTCTTACAACGCTACTTTGGTTCCTCCTTACCGGGTTTTGGTTGATACTAACTTCATCAACTTCTCTATCCAGAATAAG ATCGATCTTGAGAAGGGAATGAGAGACTGTCTGTACGCAAACT GCACTCCTTGTATCACGGACTGCGTCATGGCTGAGTTAGAGAAGTTAGGTCAGAAGTATCGTGTAGCTCTAAG GATTGCGAAAGATCCTCGCTTTGAAAGATTACCTTGTGTACACAAAGGGACATATGCTGATGACTGTCTTGTTGACAGAGTTACTCAG CATAAGTGCTTCATAGTGGCTACATGTGATAGAGATTTAAAGCGAAGGATTCGAAAG ATTCCTGGTGTGCCGATCATGTATGTGACACAACGCAAGTACTCAATCGAGAAGTTACCTGAAGCTACACTTGGTGGAG CTCCAAGACAGTGA
- the LOC104784702 gene encoding late embryogenesis abundant protein At1g64065-like: protein MNNDSEHVRPLAPATILPVSDESASNTRNNTLRRRKRMKCLICGTVTSLILLTIVLTLVFTVFRVKDPTIKMNRVMVNGLDSVIGTDRVQLLGTNISMIVDVSVKNPNMASFKYSNTTTDIYYKGTVVGEARGLPGKAKPRRTSRMNLTVDIMIDRMLADPGLSREVSTSGLVNVRSYTRVGGKVKILFVKKHVTVTMNCTMAVNITAQAIQDVDCKNKIGL, encoded by the coding sequence ATGAACAACGATTCAGAACATGTTCGTCCACTAGCTCCAGCGACCATTCTTCCGGTGAGCGACGAATCAGCCTCCAACACCAGGAACAACACTCTCCGTCGCAGGAAGCGGATGAAATGCTTAATCTGCGGCACTGTAACATCTCTGATTCTACTCACGATCGTGTTGACTTTAGTTTTCACGGTGTTCAGAGTCAAAGACCCGACCATCAAAATGAACCGCGTAATGGTCAACGGCCTAGATTCAGTCATTGGGACTGATCGGGTCCAACTCTTGGGAACAAACATCTCCATGATCGTTGACGTGTCAGTCAAGAATCCAAATATGGCGTCGTTTAAGTACTCCAACACTACGACGGATATATATTACAAAGGAACGGTGGTGGGTGAAGCTCGTGGGCTACCAGGGAAGGCGAAACCACGTCGGACTTCGAGGATGAACTTGACGGTTGATATTATGATTGATCGGATGTTGGCGGATCCGGGTTTGAGTCGAGAAGTGAGTACGTCGGGTCTTGTGAACGTGAGGAGTTATACTAGGGTTGGTGGTAAGGTGAAGATTTTGTTCGTGAAGAAGCACGTGACGGTTACGATGAACTGCACGATGGCTGTGAACATCACCGCCCAGGCGATTCAAGATGTCGACTGCAAGAATAAAATCGGTCTTTGA
- the LOC104784695 gene encoding uncharacterized protein LOC104784695 — translation MAFLVRSPEIPTVSARINSSLSPSITRSSKVKVKVSAIDTRDLSRVKNQKSSLFGKFSAPVKEDCEITKQEDKQSYYVNMGHAVRSIREEFPLLFYKEPNFDIYRDDIVFRDPMNTFMGIDNYKSIFSALRFYGRIFFKALCVDIVSVWQPTENILMIRWTVHGIPRGPWETRGRFDGTSEYKFDKSGKIYEHKVDNIAINSPPKFQMLTVQELVEAISCPSTPKPTYFEFGD, via the exons ATGGCATTCCTTGTTCGTTCGCCGGAGATTCCTACCGTCTCGGCGAGAATCAATTCGAGCTTAAGTCCTTCGATTACGAGGAGTAGTAAGGTCAAGGTTAAGGTTTCCGCGATTGACACTAGAGACTTGTCTCGTGTTAAGAATCAGAAATCGAGTTTGTTCGGCAAATTCTCAGCTCCTGTGAAAGAAGATTGCGAAATTACCAAACAAGAAGATAAACAGAGTTACTATGTCAACATGGGTCACGCCGTTCGTAGTATCAGAGAAGAGTTCCCTTTGTTGTTCTACAAAGAGCCCAATTTTGACATTTACAG GGATGATATTGTGTTCAGAGACCCTATGAACACATTCATGGGAATTGATAACTACAAATCTATATTCTCTGCGTTACGTTTTTATGGAAGGATCTTCTTCAAAGCACTCTGTGTCGATATTGTTAGTGTTTGGCAACCCACAGAGAACATTCTGATGATACGATGGACTGTTCACGGAATTCCTCGTGGTCCGTGGGAGACTCGTGGTCGATTCGATGGGACTTCAGAGTATAAGTTCGATAAGAGTGGCAAAATTTATGAGCATAAAGTCGATAACATCGCCATTAACTCGCCTCCCAAGTTTCAAATGCTCACCGTTCAAGAGCTTGTTGAAGCCATTAGCTGCCCTTCGACTCCCAAGCCGACCTACTTTGAGTTCGGAGACTGA
- the LOC104784693 gene encoding protein ABIL1 isoform X1 has protein sequence METEISGTDNSTMTFDDVSMERSKSFVKALQELKNLRPQLYSAADYCEKSYLHSEQKQMVLDNLKDYTVKALVNAVDHLGTVASKLTDLFDQQNSDISTMVLRASCVSQQLLTCRTYIDKEGLRQQQLLAVIPLHHKHYILPNSVNKRVHFSPLRRTDTRQNHYQAISRLQPSDAPASKSLSWHLGSETKSTLKGTSTVAPSSKDSKAFTKTSGVFHLIGDEENIINKKPLAGSQVSGVPAVSTVTKQAYGVAHKDLEVPKLLAAHKSLENNQRREIIQAPVRTKSVLSAFFVKQKTPKLKAGYVS, from the exons atGGAAACGGAGATATCGGGAACGGATAATTCGACAATGACCTTCGACGATGTCTCCATGGAACGCAGCAAGAGCTTCGTTAAGGCATTGCAG GAGCTCAAGAACTTGAGGCCTCAGCTTTACTCAGCTGCTGATTACTGTGAAAAATCTTACCTACATAGCGAACAGAAGCAAAT ggtATTGGACAATTTGAAGGACTACACTGTCAAGGCTCTTGTTAATGCTGTTGATCACCTTGGAACTGTTGCTTCCAAGCTTACTGATCTATTTGATCAGCAAAATTCAGACATTTCAACTATGGTGTTGAGAGCTTCTTGTGTTAGCCAG CAACTGCTTACATGCCGGACATATATCGACAAAGAAGGTCTTAGACAGCAACAGCTATTAGCAGTTATCCCATTGCATCACAAGCATTACATTCTACCCA ATTCTGTTAACAAGCGGGTACACTTTAGTCCTCTCAGACGAACTGACACAAGACAGAATCATTACCAAGCTATATCCCGTCTCCAACCTTCAG ATGCCCCTGCATCGAAATCACTCTCCTGGCATTTAGGCTCAGAGACCAAGTCTACCCTAAAAGGAACATCCACAGTTGCACCAAG CTCCAAAGATTCAAAAGCTTTCACAAAAACATCTGGAGTTTTCCATCTAATAG gtgatgaagaaaacattataaacaagaAGCCTTTGGCTGGTTCTCAGGTCTCAGGTGTTCCTGCAGTATCCACCGTCACAAAGCAGGCATACGGTGTTGCCCATAAG GATTTGGAGGTTCCCAAACTATTGGCAGCACACAAGTCACTTGAAAACAACCAACGACGTGAGATCATTCAAGCTCCTGTCCGGACAAAGAGTGTTCTTTCCGCGTTCTTCGTCAAACAGAAAACACCAAAGCTCAAAGCTGGCTATGTCTCGTGA
- the LOC104784696 gene encoding delta(8)-fatty-acid desaturase 2-like yields MADQTKKRYVTTEDLKKHNQPGDLWISIQGKVYDVSKWVKTHPGGEAAILNLAGQDVTDAFIAYHPGTAWHHLEKLHNGYHVKDFHVSDVSRDYRRLAADFSKRGLFDKKGHVTLYTLTCVGVMLAAVLYGVVVCTSVWAHLVSAVLLGLLWIQSAYVGHDSGHYNVTSTKPCNKLVQLLSGNCLTGISIAWWKWTHNAHHMACNSLDHDPDLQHIPIFAVSSKFFNSMTSRFYGRELTFDPLARFLISYQHWTFYPVMCVGRINLFIQTFLLLFSKRHVPDRAMNIAGIMVFWTWFPLLVSFLPNWQERFVFVFVSFAVTAIQHVQFCLNHFAADVYTGPPNGNDWFEKQTAGTLDISCRSYMDWFFGGLQFQLEHHLFPRLPRCHLRTVSPVVKELCKKHDLPYRSLSWWEANVWTIRTLKNAAIQARDVTNPVLKNLLWEAVNTHG; encoded by the coding sequence ATGGCGGATCAAACGAAGAAGAGATACGTTACAACCGAGGATCTGAAGAAACACAACCAACCTGGAGATCTATGGATTTCGATCCAAGGCAAAGTCTACGACGTTTCCAAATGGGTCAAAACTCACCCCGGAGGCGAAGCAGCGATTCTCAATCTCGCCGGCCAAGACGTAACCGACGCGTTCATCGCTTACCATCCAGGAACCGCATGGCACCACCTCGAGAAGCTTCACAACGGTTACCACGTGAAAGACTTCCACGTGTCCGACGTCTCACGTGACTACCGCCGTTTAGCCGCAGACTTCTCCAAACGCGGCCTCTTCGACAAAAAAGGTCACGTGACTCTCTACACCCTCACGTGCGTCGGGGTAATGCTCGCGGCGGTTCTCTACGGCGTTGTGGTGTGTACCAGCGTCTGGGCTCACCTCGTCTCCGCCGTCTTGCTCGGTCTCCTCTGGATCCAGAGCGCTTACGTCGGCCACGATTCAGGTCACTACAACGTGACGTCAACCAAACCATGCAACAAACTGGTCCAGCTCCTCTCCGGAAACTGCCTCACCGGGATCTCAATCGCGTGGTGGAAATGGACGCACAACGCTCACCACATGGCTTGTAACAGCCTTGACCACGATCCGGATCTACAACACATCCCGATCTTCGCCGTCTCTTCCAAATTCTTTAACTCGATGACGTCACGTTTCTACGGCAGGGAACTAACCTTCGATCCTCTAGCTCGTTTCTTGATAAGCTACCAGCACTGGACGTTTTACCCAGTCATGTGCGTCGGAAGGATCAACCTCTTCATCCAAACGTTCCTGTTACTATTCTCGAAACGCCACGTCCCAGATCGAGCCATGAACATCGCAGGGATTATGGTTTTCTGGACTTGGTTTCCTCTCTTGGTCTCGTTCCTACCGAACTGGCAAGAGAGGTTCGTCTTCGTATTCGTGAGTTTCGCTGTCACGGCGATTCAACACGTTCAGTTCTGTTTAAACCATTTCGCAGCTGATGTTTATACCGGTCCGCCAAACGGAAACGATTGGTTCGAGAAACAAACCGCTGGTACGCTTGACATTTCGTGTAGGTCGTATATGGATTGGTTCTTTGGTGGGTTGCAGTTTCAGCTGGAGCATCATTTGTTCCCTCGGCTTCCTCGTTGCCATCTCCGGACGGTATCGCCTGTGGTTAAGGAGCTATGTAAGAAGCATGATCTTCCGTATAGGAGTCTTTCGTGGTGGGAGGCTAATGTGTGGACGATTAGGACTCTTAAGAATGCAGCGATTCAAGCTAGGGATGTGACTAATCCTGTGTTGAAGAACTTGCTTTGGGAAGCTGTGAATACTCATggctaa
- the LOC104784701 gene encoding RING-H2 finger protein ATL67-like — translation MSTAASSASVFLNHPPFPPSPPLHGSNHSYLTTLGFGYSIAIALGFLVLLSTVLLSSYICCRDSRRRTTAVESVGDRGGSVILPRIIFVAEEDNDLEAGDVVVGLDQAVINSYPKFHYSKDSSAASSDGFGGGGDTTCSICLCEYKEAEMLRMMPECKHYFHLCCLDAWLKLNGSCPVCRNSPLPTPTSTPLSTPLSEVVPLSQYAADRMRARR, via the coding sequence ATGTCAACAGCCGCCTCCTCCGCCTCAGTCTTCCTAAACCACCCTCCTTTTCCACCGTCGCCACCACTACACGGCTCCAACCACTCTTACCTCACAACTCTAGGCTTTGGCTACTCCATAGCCATCGCTCTCGGTTTCCTCGTCCTTCTCTCTACCGTCCTTCTATCCTCATATATATGTTGCCGCGACTCTCGCCGCCGCACAACAGCCGTGGAATCTGTAGGAGACCGTGGCGGAAGTGTAATCCTCCCTCGTATAATCTTCGTCGCTGAAGAAGACAATGATCTCGAAGCAGGTGATGTCGTCGTGGGACTCGATCAAGCAGTCATCAACTCTTACCCTAAGTTCCACTATTCAAAAGATTCATCCGCCGCGTCCTCCGATGGGTTTGGCGGTGGAGGAGATACGACGTGTTCGATCTGTTTGTGTGAGTATAAAGAAGCGGAGATGCTGAGGATGATGCCCGAGTGTAAACACTACTTCCATTTGTGTTGTCTTGATGCGTGGCTTAAACTCAACGGATCTTGTCCTGTTTGTCGTAACTCGCCGCTTCCGACGCCGACATCTACACCTCTGTCTACACCTTTGTCGGAAGTTGTGCCGCTCTCGCAGTATGCCGCCGATCGGATGAGAGCAAGAAGATga
- the LOC104788744 gene encoding U11/U12 small nuclear ribonucleoprotein 59 kDa protein-like has product MNPANFHPTNPPFQWAPMLPPDPPRCGVFWNTKNITDQLKQLQDTLNLAKSMEKELEALRVIKDTKGSMEVVEQGSGVECLRYLEAMKMNLGQQEILSVEAANSLMSTLRAQLEPFRFVVDENTPWXKES; this is encoded by the exons ATGAATCCGGCGAATTTCCACCCCACAAATCCTCCGTTCCAATGGGCTCCGATGTTACCTCCGGACCCGCCTCGTTGTGGTGTGTTTTGGAATACAAAGAACATAACCGATCAGCTTAAACAACTCCAAGATACGCTTAACCTGGCTAAATCAAT GGAGAAGGAACTAGAAGCGTTGAGGGTGATCAAAGATACGAAAGGTTCAATGGAAGTTGTAGAACAAGGTTCAGGAGTAGAGTGTTTGAGATATCTAGAGGCTATGAAGATGAATTTGGGACAGCAAGAGATACTTTCAGTGGAAGCTGCTAACTCTTTGATGTCTACTTTAAGAGCACAGCTTGAGCCTTTTAGATTTGTTGTTGATGAGAATACTCCATGGGNAAAAGAATCTTAA
- the LOC104784700 gene encoding reticulon-like protein B5: protein MAEEIEKSVPAEEPSLMEKISEKIHHHDSSSSSESEYEKPDSPSAVKAKIYRMFGREKPVHKVLGGGKPADVFLWRDKKLSAAVLGVATAIWVLFELVEYHLLSLLCHISILALGGLFLWSNAHTFINKTPPQIPEVHVPEDAFLVIASSLRNELNQAFVILRSIALGRDLKKFLMVVVGLWIISVVGNWCNFLTLVYICFVILHTVPMLYEKHEDKVDPLAEKAMKELQKQYVVFDEKVLSKIPVASLKAKAKLG, encoded by the exons atggcggaagaaattgagaaatctGTGCCGGCGGAGGAACCTTCTCTGATGGAGAAGATCTCTGAGAAGATTCACCATCACGATTCGTCTTCATCGTCTGAATCCGAATACGAGAAACCGGATTCGCCTTCGGCTGTCAAGGCTAAGATCTATCGTATGTTTGGTAGAGAGAAGCCTGTTCATAAGGTTCTTGGTGGTGGAAAGC CTGCTGATGTGTTCTTGTGGAGGGATAAAAAGCTGTCAGCTGCTGTTCTTGGTGTTGCCACTGCTATTTGGGTTCTGTTCGAGCTTGTTGAGTATCATTTGTTGAGTCTTTTGTGTCACATTTCCATACTCGCTCTTGGTGGCCTCTTTTTATGGTCCAATGCTCACACATTTATCAACAA GACTCCACCTCAAATTCCTGAAGTCCATGTTCCCGAGGACGCTTTCCTTGtgattgcttcttctttgaGAAACGAACTTAACCAAGCTTTCGTTATCCTACGAAGCATTGCTTTAGGAAGGGACCTGAAAAAATTCCTCATG GTTGTTGTTGGTCTATGGATCATCTCAGTGGTGGGCAACTGGTGCAATTTCTTGACTTTGGTCTACATCTGCTTCGTGATATTGCACACAGTGCCAATGCTGTACGAGAAACACGAAGACAAGGTTGACCCATTGGCAGAGAAAGCAATGAAGGAGTTGCAGAAACAATATGTGGTGTTTGATGAGAAGGTCCTTTCTAAGATTCCCGTTGCTTCTCTCAAGGCAAAGGCAAAGTTGGGTTAA
- the LOC104784699 gene encoding golgin candidate 4 — protein MWSSIANIKENLNKIALDVHDDEDDEDLTIYGSTNGAAGADLLGSDRRNSNGFRYSRSVSRSPMANGVETPVNHEIERYKAEINKLQESEAEIKALSVNYAALLKEKEDQISRLNQENGSLKQNLTSTNAALKESRMDLSRASNNNAIKGNSDNSPNRSQKSPTNWKSRNQMYNGIASKQNGNDSESHKNEKEFADMLEERTRLMASAQARELEKEREKSAILQISLQEGQKQNQSFKEQLQSLRLDKEKTLMESNKLRSELDAKLAEIKQLQMKLSGREQQAVGISIENLKEVNKALEKENNELKLKRSELEAALEASQRSTTRKLSPEGTEALSRHHSSLDKEKSGSFPGKEDMEKSLQRLEKELEEARREKDKARQELKRLKQHLLEKETEESEKMDEDSRLIEELRQTNEYQRSQILGLEKALRQAMATQEEIKSSNDHEIRKSKGIIEDLNQKLANCLRTIDSKNVELLNLQTALGQYYAEIEAKEHFERELVVAKEEAMKLLARLNDVNERLESSKKEKEEVTSKLLHAETIAAEWKNRVSKVEEDNAKVRRVLEQSMTRLNRMSVDSDFLVDRRIVIKLLVTYFQRNHSREVLDLMVRMLGFSEEDKQRIGLAQQGAAGKGVVRGVLGLPGRLVGGILGGGGGGSPESHPNIASDNQSFAEMWVDFLLKDAEERERREAEDAANKEQKKATNTTTTTQRPLYEQTDSEFSTVPLTSSDSNHRLSRLLT, from the exons ATGTGGAGTTCGATTGCCAATATTAAGGAGAATTTGAACAAGATCGCCCTCGATGTCcacgacgacgaagacgacgaagatCTCACCATTTATGGGTCCACCAATGGCGCCGCCGGCGCTGATTTATTGGGCTCTGATCGGAGGAATTCTAACGGATTTAGGTACTCGAGGTCGGTGTCGAGGTCTCCGATGGCCAATGGTGTCGAAACGCCTGTTAATCATGAG atTGAGAGGTATAAAGCAGAGATCAACAAGCTTCAAGAATCAGAAGCAGAAATCAAAGCTCTTTCTGTAAATTATGCGGctcttttaaaagaaaaagag GATCAGATATCCAGATTGAATCAGGAGAATGGCTCGTTGAAACAGAATTTGACTTCAACTAATGCCGCTCTCAAAGAGTCTAGAATGGATCTTTCCAGGGCATCAAACAATAATGCTATCAAG GGAAACAGTGATAATTCACCCAACAGGTCACAGAAGTCCCCGACAAATTGGAAAAGTCGAAACCAAATGTACAATGGTATTGCCTCCAAACAAAACGGGAACGATTCCGAGTCgcataaaaatgaaaag GAGTTTGCAGATATGCTTGAAGAGAGAACCAGGTTGATGGCATCTGCCCAGGCTAGAGAACTTGAGAAAGAGCGAGAAAAATCAGCAATTCTTCAGATTTCACTACAGG AGGGGCAGAAACAGAATCAATCTTTCAAGGAGCAACTCCAGTCTCTGAGGTtagataaagaaaaa ACGCTCATGGAGAGCAACAAACTACGTAGTGAATTGGATGCAAAATTGGCTGAAATCAAACAATTGCAGATGAAGTTGAGTGGTCGGGAGCAGCAGGCTGTTGGCATTTCCATAGAAAATCTAAAAGAGGTTAACAAAGCTCTGGAGAAGGAAAATAATGAGCTTAAG TTGAAACGAAGTGAATTAGAGGCTGCTTTGGAAGCAAGCCAGAGGTCAACAACTAGGAAACTCTCCCCAGAGGGCACAGAAGCACTTAGTAGACATCATAGTAGTTTGGACAAG GAGAAGTCTGGAAGCTTTCCTGGGAAAGAAGATATGGAGAAATCTTTGCAGAGGCTTGAAAAGGAGTTGGAGGAAGCACGAAGAGAGAAGGATAAGGCAAGGCAAGAACTGAAACGGCTTAAACAACACCTGTTAGAGAAG GAAACTGAGGAGTCTGAGAAAATGGATGAAGATAGTAGACTGATTGAAGAACTCCGCCAGACCAATGAATATCAAAGGTCTCAGATACTAGGTTTAGAAAAAGCTCTTAGGCAGGCAATGGCTACTCAGGAGGAAATCAAGTCGAGCAACGACCATGAAATCCGGAAATCAAAGGGTATAATTGAAGACTTAAATCAAAAGCTTGCGAATTGTTTGAGAACAATAGATTCCAAAAATGTGGAACTTTTAAATCTTCAAACTGCTCTTGGCCAGTACTATGCTGAAATTGAAGCTAAG GAACATTTTGAACGAGAGCTTGTAGTGGCTAAAGAAGAGGCAATGAAACTCTTGGCTCGTCTGAAC GATGTTAATGAACGGTTAGAGtcatcaaagaaagaaaaggaggaAGTGACATCGAAGCTGTTGCACGCTGAAACTATTGCAGCAGAATGGAAAAACAGAGTAAGCAAGGTTGAAGAAGACAATGCAAAAGTAAGGCGTGTTCTTGAGCAGAGCATGACTAGGCTCAACAGAATGTCCGTGGACTCAGATTTTCTCGTTGATAG GCGTATTGTTATTAAGTTGCTGGTTACGTACTTCCAAAGAAATCACAGCAGAGAG GTCTTGGACCTAATGGTTCGGATGCTTGGATTCTCAGAGGAAGACAAACAGCGAATAGGATTAGCACAACAAGGAGCCGCGGGTAAAGGTGTAGTTAGAGGCGTACTGGGATTACCTGGTCGGTTAGTCGGTGGCATCTTAGGAGGTGGTGGCGGCGGTTCACCAGAGTCGCATCCTAATATAGCTTCAGATAATCAG TCTTTTGCAGAGATGTGGGTTGATTTTCTACTTAAAGACGCGGAAgagcgagagagaagagaagcagaGGATGCAGCAAACAAAGAGCAAAAGAAGGCTactaatactactactactacgcAGAGGCCACTTTATGAGCAAACTGATTCGGAGTTTTCAACGGTGCCTCTTACATCATCGGATAGTAATCACAGGCTCTCCAGATTACTCACTTGA